The DNA window TCTAGAGGGCACAAGTCTACTGAATGCTACCTCCATTAGTATAGAAAAGGATTATCTTGAGAAGGATCTAGTGTCTGGGTTAGTTAGTCCAGTGCCCAGCAATGATTATGTTGCTCTGCAGGAAGCTACATCTGGTGTTCATGTAATAAATGATCATACCATGGAGAAGATGGAATTTAATGATTCAGAAGAGAAAACATATCATGAAAAGAAGATTGCTTCCAGTCATGTGCAATCTCCTGTTGTTCCTGAGGAGAATCATGATAGTAATACTGAAAAAGATGGAGATACTCTTTGGACTGATCAATCTGGTATCACTGAAGTGAATTCTGAGGAGTCTAAAAATAATTCTTGTGTTAAGGACATGGATCATCCTACCAAAGAGACAGATTTGTTGCTTGTAGATCCATGCAATTTCTGTTGTGATGGTGGAAACAGCAGAAAATCTAAAGATAATCCTTCCAATATGCCCTCTGGGAACCTGGAAATGCAGACTAAATTGAACCAAAGAGAttacaaattaacaaaaagcATAGCGCTTGGTTGTAGCTTCATTGTGAAAGCATCTAACCTTCTGAATGATATTGACTGGCTTGAACTTCCATGTGCTCATTGCTCATCACCTATTGGATCATACCCTTCACAATGTTCACATGCTCCAGCAGATGGACGTGTACGACTATTTAAATGCTATACATCATCAGACCTTCATGTCAGGGGACCTCATGATGTATTCAGGTCAGTATCTGCACTTCTCATTGTATAATTGTTAATCCCCTCAGGTAAAAAGGGAAGGGGAACCAGTTCATTTGTATAGCTAAGCAGCTAAAGTTTGATGATCCTTGCTAGTAATTGATTTCATCACTGATCATAAACATGCATTATCTTTATGCAGGAAGCATACATTAGAAAGACTTTTTGTTCATTTGTTGCTTGAAGTTGCAGAAGATGAAATATCTTTTCGTACATTAGTTAGagatttgaaaacaaaaagacCCATCCTTCAAATAGTCCTCCTTAGTTCAAAAGCGTGGCTGTTTTCTGGCTACTGCTATGAAAATGATTTCGACGGTTCACATGGGGCAGCACATCTGCAGCCTGCTGTTAAGATCCTGTATTCTAATTGCAGTAGTGCTTTGGAAGAAGACTTAAGGTATGTGTTATGCTTTCGCAGCTAGCCTAAACTTGCTAtgtttttcccctccttttatCCATATTAAAAGCGTGTTGTGTGTTTGTCTTTCTTGTGCtgaatttgtaaaatatgtttatgcaTTCTTAGTTCAATCATATGCATAAAGTGGAACAGAAAACCtcgatcttttttttaaaaaaaaatattcattttttcGGTTTTACAAGTATATACACacgtgagaaaaaaaatacaaaaatatacatgtactACGCCCCGGTGATGTGACACTGCGACATTACTGCGCTACCACCACCCGGCATTGGCCTGCCCTGCCACCGCTATCAGCTGGTGTTGTGCAACCATCCCTAGCCCTTCCATTGGATCGTCGGTGTGGTGCTGCGAGGTGGGAACACGGTACCACACAGTGCCACGTGTTGCAGGCGTGGCACTGCGCGGTACTATGTACCCATCCCAtggcacatatatatttttgtaaattagGGTCAGGTATGTATATACATgcaaaataagacaaagaattgtatatcttcagattttttttcagaaagactgaaaaataattgaagGGGTACACTACCCCTGGCCTTTTATTTGTTGATGGGAACTATGCTGATTGCGCACTACCATACTTTGTCTAAAATGTAGTTCAATATCAAATTTCATCAGTTTCATTGGCAACTGTTGCACTTAGGCAAGTCTGTTGTGTGCAAAGAGTATACATTGTTTATTTGCTCTTTTGCTGCCACCATTTTGATTTCCTGCTTTTCCCAATATGCAGGATAGTAGAGGAGTGGTCATCCAAATATAGGGCTGAAGAGTTGTACATGATGAGGCGTCAAATAGATGAACTTATTGGAAGCCTCAGCTCAGCTAGGGATAAATTTCCATTTTCTTGCTCTTCTCTCGAGGGAATGCACCTCTCGTCCCTAGAGCGTTAACCTGAAAATGAGATAAACTTAGATCATATCCTCATACCCTAATTCCTGTCAACACacagttaattattttttcagtgaACTCATTGACCATCTGATAAGTAAACTGTAACACAATTGGGCTTATCTTCCACTGTCAAAAGACAGAGTGGCATCGAAATTGAGTAATGGAACAGAGTAACAGTGGATCCAGCCACACTGAATTCTGGTTCAGTATGCTTCCAGTAGTTGGTGGTTCAACCATCTGGTAATCTACTTCACACAGTGAATCCTCCTTGCAGTCTGTATTCTggtatatgtctagattttcTTCCTTAACGAAGCTAACTTTGATTCTCCCATTAATGGAGTGATCTGATCATTATGTTTATTGAGCTCTAATAGTCTGATGGGAGCAAAGCATTCTGATAGTCGTGCTCCTTATATTCACATTGGTTTAACTTATGGACAATGCTGCAAGAGTGGTAGCTCCCGGACACATTCATCTGATATACTGGACCGACTAATAATACTTATGAATAGCTTCGACCATATAATATGGCTACAGGAAATAGTTGTTGAATCTTGCATAGTTACAAAGTGTACAACCTATTGTTCCCTATGTCTTGGGTAGGAGTACTATGCTACCCTGATGTAGCACACTAAACATCTACACCTTTAGATTTTCGCTTTTGCTGTAAATCAATCcgagtgatttttttttcttaaaatcacACAtgtaactataaatataattacagTGTTATTACAATGTAACCAATATATAATTACAATGTACCTAGCATGTAATTGTTAATGTAATTGGCACTAAGctatgagaattttttttatttgcattaGACTTACATATTAGTTATATACTAGTTATATTTGTAACTACATACTAGTTAAACTATAATTACCCTGTAATTATACTATACTACATACTAGTTAAACTATAATTACCCTGTAATTATACTATACTTACATTCGTGTgaatttgaaggaaaaaatatcattcGGATGACATAGTGATAGTGCCACTCTAGATTTTTGGACCCATGATGATATGCGTAtgccctgtttttttttttggttaaaagAGCCATTACTTAGTCTTTATTTAACTCTTGATCcacataaaaaatgttttctttaattataCTCTGTCAGCTATTCTGCACAAAATTGTGCGGCATATGTATCTCTACCAGTCAGATCTTTCTGCTACATTTCCAACTCCTTCTATTGATGCATTACATTATTGCATGCATCAATGAGGTGATTTTACATGTGAAACTTGCATTTTGTGCCACATGTGTTCTGCAATTCACTCTAATGGATCTGAACATGCGTAGTACTGGAGATACGGCCTGCAGGTTGTGTCCACTTCACTGTGTCATGCTCTTGTGCACATGTTTGCATAGACCTCCTTCCAAAACCATGAAAGTGCCATGGAAAGGGCTCATTATTTATCCAAGTGTTGTTACACAAATGGTGAAGCACAACAGGGTCATGCATGGAAGGGTGAACATTGGCCCTAGTCTACTGATTGAAGGACTTGTCATATTCTCACTCCTGCATTACATAGCTTTGAGTAGAAGACCACAGTAGATCTTGCATTTCTTTGGTGCTAAAGCATGTCCTCTAAATAATGTCAGGTATGACTACACATCAGCACATGGACTTAAATTAGGCATGATAGGTGCATGTCAAATTATTACATGCAATGCAGTGATCAAAGTGAGCTTGTGCATAAATGCAAAAGGAAGAGACAACAACTTATAGTACCATCTGGTGATAGATTAAAGCTATACATATAATGGGATTGGGCATGATTTTTCTAATGCCCATGAAAACTGGCCAGGTCACGCATATATTTCAACAAAGATTATGTTGCTTCCATATGCTTCTGTCTTTCTCATTCACCATCTTATAGCCAAGTTGCAATTATCGAGATAAATtgcattttaatttgttgctcTGGGAAATCAGACACAACACTCATCTCTCACTGTCTCTCTCGTTTATCCTATATCCCAATCCAATAATTGAATCACCATTTTAGCAGATCAATCGGGACAAACATTGGAGTCTTGTTACATCAATTAACATATACACTAACAGTAACTCTTCTTGTTGTCTAGCTCAAGACTTCAAGGGAAGACACCGTGGGCCAATAGATTAAATACAAGTATGCCTATAATGGCAGACATAATAAAGTGGAGCTAGTCTCTCTAATCATCTTCAGTGCTCCTAACTGGAGCTTTCATCATGTGGACACATACTCAACCCCAGGGCTATAATGCAGATGGATCAACCAAGCTTATCTTTCTCTGGCAAAGAGGATCTGTACCAGAGATCCTAGCATTAAAACCACCAGTTTGTTTTTTACCTTAAAAAGCTGTTTGAGTACTACTTTCCTCAGGACTTTATTTGGCctttttactcttttttatgCACATTACAATTCttggaaataaaaaagagaacttCTTGATCCTATAAGACAGTAACATCTAACAATAATTGACAGCAGCAATTAATGATCATGTTTGTAGATAATTTCCACAAGATAAACTAATATCTTTATCCATCACACAGATTAAACTGATCAAGAAGAGTACTCCTTAAAACAAAAAGACACACATCCATCTAGTCTATCAATGTATCTTTAGTGAAAAGGCATCTGGTTAATAGCAGTGatgtatatttttactttCTTGCTAGGGTTGCAATAACTAATGCCTTTTCACTGTGCAGGTCAAACCAGTAGAAGCGGGAAGGCTCAAGACATTGCAAGGCCGGTGCCTTTGAGCAATGTAGGGGCCCAGGCATAGAGGGATCCAAGGGAGAAAAGGTATAGCTGCATTGCCACTGAGGCCTAGTGGGAGCCGTTACACTAGTATCCAAATGTTTACACACTAGTATATTGCCAAGTTACCagttcatatattcatatcatACATACTGTGTGTGCCTCCTGCAAGCAACTTGCAGCAGTATACTATCTGAATTTGCAATGTTTAATGGGTTAGAACATTCCATGGATCATACATAcattgggatacctacactaGCCAGAACCTACTAGCAATTCAAAGCTAGTGAAAAACATTCCAGTTGTTAAATGTTAGTAACCACTGCACTTGACTACTTTTCTGAACCTATTCAGCATTGTGACCTAGGAGTCTAGTTTATGTTTGCATCTAattcctctgttttataatgtaagactttttagccttactTAGATTTAtctggatgctaatgaatctagacacacacacacatatatatatatatatatatatatatatatatatatatatatatgtatataactcatatacattcattaattgatgaatttaagtaaggctaaaaagttttacaatatgaatTATTGGATTGATCCTATAGTATGATACTATGATGAACTTACAACATTTGTTTGGGATAGCCAACACAAAGCATTATTGtccattttatttggtttttcaaGTACAAGAGTTGGATGACAATTTTGTGTATCCTGTACGGGACTTGGCAACTTTGCTAAAGTTCTtgtataaattatgaatagtacctCCAATTGGGATTGTAacttagtatatttttcttctcgaAGCTCGGGAAAGTGAGCCACTTTAGGAACAACTGATTTTATCAATTGTACAAAGTGACTTGCATGTTTTCGGGGATTTAATTAGATTTGTGATTACAACTCCAgagattttcaaattttggcggGTTAGAGGCTTGGAGCTTGTTATATTGAATCATGGTCTGTCCTGAAGACATGTGTTAATTAGCATTTCGtggaatttatttatttggaaCATAATAAGATATGTGAATTCCCCGGCCCATGATTTTCATTGAAATTAGCTAGTCAATCAAATAACAAAATCATTTGGCAAAAAagtttaagttaatttttagatataggTTCGGGCATTCAGGATTAGCGTACGTGTTTAAGAGTTAAGACAGCATCATTGCCACAAgcaattattaaataaaaaataagtaacaTCTTATACATATCAATACTCTGATATTTATGGCCTAATCAGTATATTGGAGTAGTAGGAGAATATCTGATGTAAATCTTGaaaattgtacaaaatttaaaaactcgCCAATTTCCAATAATTTGTGTAGGAACATGGACATATGTACCCATTTCTCTCCTAACGCTATAAtggaagaaaataaagaaatcacCAAGCAAATAatgcaagagagagaaaaaaattgcaaatgtCTCTTGATTAATTCTTCAAGAAATGATCAATCAAAAGGGATGGATCAAATCATGGATTATCTAAATTACAAATTGAGCACTCACACTATGATCATGTGCTACaaagagaaatttttttacagctGCACTGATCTCACTCACCCATGCATGCACTGCACACACCACTAATTGCAGTGATCTTCAGCTAGCCTTGGGATCAAATTACACTTAAATTCAAGACGATTTCATCTTGAAatgaattttgatcaatttgcCTTTGCAACTCGGTTGACAAATACGGCCTCCAAATCCGCCGGCACGCGGAAGAACTCCAGcgagtcgccgccgtcgtcgcagttgcaccggcggccggcgacgatcgacaccgccgccgccctcggctTCTTGGGCGCCGGCGGGCACGTCGCCGCCTCTGCCGGTATCCTGCACCCTTCCCCTCTCGGCGTCGTcacctcgtcctcctcgtcctcctcgtcaccctcgccgccgccgccgccgtgccgccgtcgccggctgaCCTTGACAGGCCTGAGCTgcaccggcagcggcagcgtcatctcgccggcggccagcACCCACACTGCCTCCTCCTTCTCGCCGCTGTCCGCTTGGCCTTCCACTTGCACGCTGCCATGGAGATGCAGCTTCCTCTTCACTTCTTGGAACCCCATGGATGGAAGAAGCAATGAgttgcagcagctgcagctgcttcaGCTCAAATTAGCAAGAACTATCTAGATAGGTGTAATTAACAGCAAGCAGGTGATGGAATTAAGCTTGTGTTAAGCAAATCAAAGCATCTGATGAAGCTGGCAATGGAGGCTAGGCTCAAGTGAGATGAAAGAGgtagcagctgcagctgcagctgcagtgTAGTGAGAGTGACAGTGTAGAGAGcaacagaagaagaaaggCGGCTAAATAGGTGAGCCtttacacttttttttttgagatgtCCTCTTTTGTCAAAGGCATGGTGTTGGCTACTACTTGTGTAAGATAGACTTGTACTTGTGTATTAGGCTCCAAATTATTGCAGCTGCATGCATACTCATACTTGTAGAGATTCAGACTTTCAGAGGTGTGCATTACTGGACTACACTGTATCACTTCAGACTTCAGTAGTTGCTGAGGCCCATTTATTCATGGGCTTCAAGGCCCATTAGCAAACAGGCTTGTAGTTCTTGCTGAGTTATCACTAATTACACTTTGGGCCACCCAAAGTAATAATTCTCAATTGGTAGCTTAGTAACTTGGCAGAAACACTAACAgtattgttttatcatttaaaaaaactattaactatattatttttatttataaaaaaacagtgtTCACCACTCTGCAATAGATGTGTGGATGGTGTGAACTGTGAAGGCAGAGACCATCCTGTCAATCAGAAACAAAGCAGAGGCTGCCTGAATTCTGAAgagtctgaactctgaacagCTACCAGTTGTTACTAGTCTGAAGCTCTGATCGGATCACAACAGCAAGGCAATGGCCATTGCCAATGCCAACTGCAGAATCTTAAAAGACTTTAAATCTGTCTAAATTAGCTGCAAATACATGAGTGATCATCATTTCTTTAGTGTTGATTCTTTGCTGATGATTCAAGCGAAAGCAAACCAAACCACCATGCATCTGTGATGTGTAGTACGTACTTTCTCTCTTGCTCATCTTGTGTTGGATTGGACAGACGCTGTGACCCAGCTGCATGGGAGAGTGATGACATGGGCGACCAAGCTGGATCAATCAGCTGCTGCACATTCTGGTGTGTCATGTGTCTGTACCTACCGTTTAATTGGCCTTGGGCAAATTGGCAAATATTATACAGATCCAGGATCATAATCCATTTCTTGATCTAGAACCCCaggattattattattttgcttAGAAGGGAGCTTGGTGGGGGCCCACATGACGTCAGCGCCGATGCGCACGGACAGCTCAACCACGAGAAGAAGCCTGGCAGACAGAGAGACAGACGCGACCGCGAGGCTCACTTTCAGAGTTTTTCATTCAGAGTATTCAGAGTTTCAGGACATGTTCGATAGATACTGCCAGCCTTCCTTCATGCACTGTATGAGTATCAGCCTGCCATTCTTGTCAAACTTGAAAGAATTATGGTGAGATTGGAGTCAAACAGAGATAAATTCTCAACCAATTCTGTCTTTTCATCCGAATATTTGGTGAGAGAACTTCTCATCATTTGTTCTACAACCGATAAGCCGTACAAACATAGCAAccaaagtaatttataaatcataccTTTATACGTGTGTTCCTACtgatttaaaatcaactctaaaattatgtttatagaatttaaattctgtTTACGATAAATAAGCCACAAGTTAATTGCAAGAGTTTTACTTCCATCCtttgtacctcgagataccggtacctcgtgatacctgatcgttggatccaacCGTGCACATcatacttagctagatccaatggtgagaaataatttagtatcacgaggtaccggtatctcaagatacaaaATAAAGGATGGAAGTAAAACTCAACGGTGCATACAGTGCTCCAGAATGGATAAATGAGAGCAGGTCTcgtggcccacatgtcagggACATATCACAAGGTGTGGGCCCCACAAAGATGTCTTCACTTCGCTGGATTGACCTGCCTCATGAAGCaacctttcttctttcttttgctCTGTGATCCTGGTAAAAAGAGAGACAGAgatcaaaacataaaaaagacTGTCTGTGATGTGCCCACATGACCACTAGCCAGCCTGCAATGCAGAAGCTTTCTCTTCCAAAAAGCCTTCTTTTCTCCCCTTTCTCCATCATACCTAGATGCCGTGTTTGGTAGCAAGTTCTTCTCTTTAAGCTTGTATGACGCCTGTCTGATCTGTAAAATGCAAGCAGCTGATCTTCAGTATCTATCTGTCTGAGATTGGTAGGAGCAGTTATATTCAGTTCAGCACACCTAGGTTGCAGTTTCTGCTAAAACAATCCAGTGATGATGAAAGCttgtggagaagagagagcaAGGAGTACTGATGTTAGTAGTTAAGTGATGAAATGGCACAGTATCCATCCTGATTCCTGAGTCAACAAGGCTGGAAAAGCACAACAGTAAGGGACCTATAATGCAGGCCAATCAGCCAGCCAACCAACCTACCTACCTTGCACTGACAGGCCAATAGATCCAACTTTCCAATCGGACACATGTTCT is part of the Oryza brachyantha chromosome 2, ObraRS2, whole genome shotgun sequence genome and encodes:
- the LOC102720491 gene encoding uncharacterized protein LOC102720491: MAAAAAAPPAGDHACRRQWRYTWEALVHLPLLRLYLFRPAVTAAAPPTGLRADLRLDDALLLLSFSLAGEPVALRVPVPRVLVDPSAPPECRAAGDHVEVRLALVLPVDHPVVAAAFPPPLGAEPVAPLSLRNDIKNLSSGDVHLYCRACSARLTKRPLRNIVEMPSLNWEDVADNWFGGCCTSFGGASEKLVSQYINAYGRLEGTSLLNATSISIEKDYLEKDLVSGLVSPVPSNDYVALQEATSGVHVINDHTMEKMEFNDSEEKTYHEKKIASSHVQSPVVPEENHDSNTEKDGDTLWTDQSGITEVNSEESKNNSCVKDMDHPTKETDLLLVDPCNFCCDGGNSRKSKDNPSNMPSGNLEMQTKLNQRDYKLTKSIALGCSFIVKASNLLNDIDWLELPCAHCSSPIGSYPSQCSHAPADGRVRLFKCYTSSDLHVRGPHDVFRKHTLERLFVHLLLEVAEDEISFRTLVRDLKTKRPILQIVLLSSKAWLFSGYCYENDFDGSHGAAHLQPAVKILYSNCSSALEEDLRIVEEWSSKYRAEELYMMRRQIDELIGSLSSARDKFPFSCSSLEGMHLSSLER
- the LOC102720770 gene encoding cyclin-dependent protein kinase inhibitor SMR6, with product MGFQEVKRKLHLHGSVQVEGQADSGEKEEAVWVLAAGEMTLPLPVQLRPVKVSRRRRHGGGGGEGDEEDEEDEVTTPRGEGCRIPAEAATCPPAPKKPRAAAVSIVAGRRCNCDDGGDSLEFFRVPADLEAVFVNRVAKAN